A single region of the Denticeps clupeoides chromosome 18, fDenClu1.1, whole genome shotgun sequence genome encodes:
- the LOC114768634 gene encoding protocadherin beta-16-like: MSGRTMARQVLVLFFSLVSFSSVRAQVTYSVPEEMPRGSVVGNIAQDLGLEIKRLKSGKAHIFTSDSAEHIELNRDRGLLLIKEKIDREALCGQTTPCALHFQIILENPIEFYSVTVEVTDINDNPPLFKKNEMKFKISESAVPGVIFVLERAVDPDVGMNGLQSYSLHPTDHFTLKLQKQADGEQIVEMVLHKSLDRENKEQMTLVLTALDGGDPQLTGTAQIHVTVLDVNDNAPIFTQKVYKTSITENTAIGTAVIKVSANDADEGSNSKISYSITNTEGVIPELFNVSENEGNLKVIGKIDYEKSHRYQILVQARDEGGLTDRCKIEVDVIDSNDNSPNIKIMSKLNMIPEDSKPGTVIIIINVQDPDSGENGKVYCTLNENMPFTFKSTSNNFFSLVTDLNLDRERDSEYNISIKCADEGVPSLSSSITIPIQITDVNDNAPVFEKSSYEASVLENNTPGLSIFRINARDADQNQNARVSYLLEDSSINGVSVSSYVSVMADSGVIQAVRSFDYEQIKEFRFCVRAQDGGSPPLSSNVTVRIIIQDQNDNAPQILYPVQTGGSPVAEMVPRSADVGYLVTKVVAVDVDSGQNAWLSYKLLKVADRALFEVGAQNGEIRTIRQVTDKDTVKQKLTVIVEDNGQSPRSATVTVNVAVADGFPELLSDLTDFTQDKLHNEDLTFYLILALAAVSFLFIMSLIAIISVKCYRWRRERLFYKSGANLPVIPYYPPLYADVGGTATLQHTYNYDVCRTTDSRKSDLNFLKPSSQSFMTLDSSGAQTLPHVHGERLIHEEPEDQM; this comes from the exons ATGTCGGGTAGAACAATGGCGCGGCAAGTACTGGTCCTGTTTTTCTCGCTCGTCTCCTTCAGTTCAGTGCGCGCGCAGGTCACTTATTCTGTTCCCGAGGAGATGCCGAGGGGTTCTGTAGTTGGGAACATAGCGCAGGACCTGGGATTAGAGATAAAAAGACTGAAATCGGGAAAAgctcacatttttacatcagaCAGCGCTGAACACATCGAGCTGAATCGAGACAGAGGTCTCCTGCTAATAAAAGAGAAGATAGATCGCGAGGCTTTATGCGGTCAGACGACGCCCTGCGCGCTCCATTTTCAGATCATTCTGGAAAATCCAATAGAATTTTACAGTGTAACAGTGGAGGTGACGGATATTAACGACAATCCTCCattatttaagaaaaatgaaatgaaatttaagATTAGTGAGTCGGCTGTTCCCGGTGTGATATTCGTATTAGAGAGAGCAGTAGACCCGGATGTTGGGATGAACGGTCTTCAGAGCTACTCGCTACATCCTACTGACCATTTTACTCTTAAATTACAGAAACAGGCTGATGGTGAGCAAATTGTTGAAATGGTGCTACATAAATCTCtagacagagaaaataaagagcagATGACTTTGGTGTTAACAGCTCTGGATGGAGGTGATCCTCAGTTAACGGGAACCGCGCAAATACACGTAACTGTGCTGGATGTAAACGACAACGCGCCTATTTTTACGCAAAAGGTTTACAAGACTTCCATCACCGAGAATACAGCAATAGGTACAGCAGTAATTAAAGTCAGTGCTAATGATGCTGACGAGGGATCTAATAGTAAAATATCATATTCTATAACGAATACAGAAGGTGTAATTCCTGAATTATTTAATGTCAGTGAAAATGAAGGCAACTTAAAAGTAATTGGAAAGATTGATTATGAAAAATCTCATCGTTATCAAATACTTGTACAGGCAAGGGATGAAGGTGGCCTAACAGATCGATGTAAAATTGAAGTGGATGTTATTGATTCAAATGACAACAGtccaaatattaaaataatgtcaaaattaaatatgataccTGAAGACTCTAAACCTGGtacagttataataataataaatgttcaggatccagattcaggagaaaatggaaaggtttattgtacattaaatgagaatatgCCCTTTACTTTCAAATCAACATCTAATAACTTCTTCAGTTTGGTGACAGATCTTAATTTAGACAGGGAAAGAGATTCTGAGTACAACATCAGTATTAAATGTGCTGATGAGGGAGTGCCGTCACTCTCCAGCAGCATCACTATCCCTATACAGATAACAGATGTTAATGATAAtgctcctgtttttgaaaagagCTCATATGAAGCTTCAGTGCTTGAAAACAATACTCCTGGTCTGTctatattcagaataaatgctAGAGATGCAGATCAGAACCAGAATGCGCGTGTTTCATACCTGCTGGAAGACTCTTCTATAAATGGGGTATCTGTCTCATCATACGTTTCTGTTATGGCTGATAGTGGAGTCATCCAGGCTGTGCGCTCTTTTGACTACGAGCAGATAAAGGAGTTTAGGTTTTGTGTTCGAGCGCAAGATGGAGGCTCCCCACCATTAAGCAGCAACGTGACCGTTAGAATAATAATCCAGGACCAGAACGATAACGCGCCTCAGATCCTgtacccagtgcagactggtgGCTCTCCAGTGGCTGAAATGGTGCCACGTTCAGCAGATGTGGGCTATCTGGTCACTAAAGTGGTGGCTGTTGACGTGGACTCTGGACAGAACGCCTGGCTCTCATATAAACTGCTGAAAGTGGCAGACAGGGCGCTGTTTGAAGTGGGGGCGCAGAATGGAGAGATCAGAACAATCCGACAAGTCACTGATAAAGACACAGTCAAACAGAAACTTACTGTCATTGTGGAGGACAATGGACAGTCCCCTCGCTCGGCTACTGTCACTGTTAATGTGGCCGTTGCAGACGGCTTCCCTGAGCTGCTTTCTGATCTCACTGACTTCACACAAGACAAGCTGCACAATGAAGACTTGACTTTTTACCTCATCTTGGCCTTGgctgcagtttcatttctcttcatcatGTCCCTCATAGCCATAATATCAGTGAAGTGTTACAGATGGAGACGTGAGCGCTTGTTTTATAAATCAGGAGCGAATCTTCCTGTTATTCCGTATTATCCACCTCTTTATGCAGATGTAGGAGGCACCGCTACTCTACAGCACACTTATaattatgatgtgtgtagaaCAACCGACTCCAGAAAGAGCGACCTGAACTTTTTAAAGCCGTCTAGTCAAAGTTTCATGACCCTGGATTCTAGTGGAGCTCAGACTCTTCCACATGTACATGGAGAGAGACTGATACATGAAGAACctgaagatcag ATGTAG
- the LOC114768633 gene encoding protocadherin beta-16-like isoform X43: MSGRTMARQVLVLFFSLVSFSSVRAQVTYSVPEEMPRGSVVGNIAQDLGLQIKRLKSGKARIYTTDSAEHIELNRDRGLLLIKEKIDREALCGQTTPCALHFQIILENPMEFYSVTVEVTDINDNPPLFKKNEIKFKISESAVIGAKLVLERAVDPDVGMNGLQSYSLHPTDHFTLKLQKKADGSNMVEMVLDKSLDRENKEQMTLVLTALDGGDPQLTGTAQIHVTVLDVNDNAPVFTQKVYKTSITENTAIGTAVIKVSANDADEGSNSKISYYIINAEDVIPELFHINEIEGELKVIGNIDYEKSHHFQIDIQAVDEGGLIDTCKLQVDVMDKNDNSPVINIMSKLNMIPEDSKPGTVITMINVQDPDSGENGKVYCTLNENMPFTLKSTSNNFFSLVTDLNLDRERDSEYNISIKCADEGVPSLSSSITIPIQITDVNDNAPVFEKSSYEALVLENNTPGLSIFRINARDADQNQNARVSYLLEDSSVNGVSISSYVSVMADSGVVQAVRSFDYEQIKEFRFCVRAQDGGSPPLSSNVTVRIIIQDQNDNAPQILYPVQTGGSPVAEMVPRSADVGYLVTKVVAVDVDSGQNAWLSYKLLKVADRALFEVGAQNGEIRTIRQVTDKDAVKQKLTVIVEDNGQSPRSATVTVNVAVADGFPELLSDLTDFTQDKLHNEDLTFYLILALAAVSFLFIMSLIAIISVKCYRWRRERLFYKSGANLPVIPYYPPLYADVGGTATLQHTYNYDVCRTTDSRKSDLNFLKPSSQSFMTLDSSGAQTLPHVHGERLIHEEPNDQQKPPSADWRFPQNQRPGPSGGE; the protein is encoded by the coding sequence ATGTCGGGTAGAACAATGGCGCGGCAAGTACTGGTCCTGTTTTTCTCGCTCGTCTCCTTCAGTTCAGTGCGCGCGCAGGTCACTTATTCTGTTCCCGAGGAGATGCCGAGGGGTTCTGTAGTTGGGAACATAGCGCAGGACCTGGGATTACAGATAAAAAGACTGAAATCGGGAAAAGCTCGAATCTACACCACAGACAGCGCTGAACACATCGAGCTGAATCGAGACAGAGGTCTCCTGCTAATCAAAGAGAAGATAGATCGCGAGGCTTTATGCGGTCAGACGACGCCCTGCGCACTCCATTTTCAGATCATTCTGGAAAATCCAATGGAATTTTACAGTGTAACAGTGGAGGTGACGGATATTAATGATAATCCTCCattatttaagaaaaatgaaattaagtTTAAGATTAGCGAGTCTGCTGTGATCGGTGCAAAACTCGTGTTAGAGAGAGCAGTAGACCCGGATGTTGGGATGAACGGACTTCAGAGCTACTCGCTACATCCTACTGACCATTTCACTCTGAAATTACAGAAAAAGGCTGATGGCAGCAACATGGTTGAAATGGTGCTAGATAAATCTCtagacagagaaaataaagagcagATGACTTTGGTGTTAACAGCTCTGGATGGAGGTGATCCTCAGTTAACGGGAACCGCGCAAATACACGTAACTGTGCTGGATGTAAACGACAACGCGCCAGTTTTTACGCAAAAGGTTTACAAGACTTCCATCACCGAGAATACAGCAATAGGTACAGCAGTAATTAAAGTCAGTGCTAATGATGCTGACGAGGGCTCTAATAGtaaaatatcatattatataataaacgCAGAAGATGTGATTCCTGAATTGTTTCATATTAATGAGATTGAAGGTGAACTGAAAGTCATAGGTAACATTGATTATGAAAAGTCCCACCATTTTCAAATAGATATTCAAGCCGTTGATGAAGGGGGGCTTATTGATACATGTAAACTTCAGGTGGATGTTATGGATAAAAATGACAACAGCCCAGTAATTAATATCatgtcaaaattaaatatgataccTGAAGACTCTAAACCTGGTACAGTTATAACAATGATAAATGTTCAGGATCCAGATTCAGGAGAAAATGGAAAGgtttactgtacattaaatgagaatatgCCCTTTACTTTAAAATCAACATCTAATAACTTCTTCAGTTTGGTGACAGATCTTAATTTAGACAGGGAAAGAGATTCTGAGTACAACATCAGTATTAAATGTGCTGATGAGGGAGTGCCGTCACTCTCCAGCAGCATCACTATCCCTATACAGATAACAGATGTTAATGATAAtgctcctgtttttgaaaagagCTCATATGAAGCTTTAGTGCTAGAAAACAATACTCCTGGTCTGTCcatattcagaataaatgctAGAGATGCAGATCAGAACCAGAATGCACGTGTTTCATACCTGCTGGAAGACTCTTCTGTAAATGGAGTATCGATCTCATCATACGTTTCTGTTATGGCTGATAGTGGAGTCGTCCAGGCTGTGCGCTCTTTTGACTACGAGCAGATAAAGGAGTTTAGGTTTTGTGTTAGAGCGCAAGATGGAGGCTCCCCACCATTAAGCAGCAACGTGACTGTTAGAATAATAATCCAGGACCAGAACGATAATGCGCCTCAGATCCTgtacccagtgcagactggtgGCTCTCCAGTGGCTGAAATGGTGCCACGTTCAGCAGATGTGGGCTACCTGGTCACTAAAGTGGTGGCTGTGGACGTGGACTCTGGACAGAACGCCTGGCTCTCATATAAACTGCTGAAAGTGGCAGACAGGGCGCTGTTTGAAGTGGGGGCGCAAAATGGAGAGATCAGAACAATCCGACAAGTCACTGATAAAGACGCAGTCAAACAGAAACTTACTGTCATTGTGGAGGACAATGGACAGTCCCCTCGCTCGGCTACTGTCACTGTTAATGTGGCCGTTGCAGACGGCTTCCCTGAGCTGCTTTCTGATCTCACTGACTTCACACAAGACAAGCTGCACAATGAAGACTTGACTTTTTACCTCATCTTGGCCTTGgctgcagtttcatttctcttcatcatGTCCCTCATAGCCATAATATCAGTGAAGTGTTACAGATGGAGACGTGAGCGCTTGTTTTATAAATCAGGAGCGAATCTTCCTGTTATTCCGTATTATCCACCTCTTTATGCAGATGTAGGAGGCACCGCTACTCTACAGCACACTTATaattatgatgtgtgtagaaCAACCGACTCCAGAAAGAGCGACCTGAACTTTTTAAAGCCGTCTAGTCAAAGTTTCATGACCCTGGATTCTAGTGGAGCTCAGACTCTTCCACATGTACATGGAGAGAGACTGATACATGAAGAACCCAATGATCAG